The following proteins are co-located in the Heliorestis convoluta genome:
- a CDS encoding LysM peptidoglycan-binding domain-containing protein: protein MIIHTIRPGESVWSISQQYGVNPNRIVQINQLPDPSRLLIGQSILIPRDRPPTHTVQPGESLWILAQRFGTTVEAIAQANQIMEPAMIFPGMVLTIPPRPRPTIETNGYIQRLGDVGLATVQQVGNYLTYLSLFSYEVRSDGTLAPLDDEAIIAEARARGAAPLMVITNIVEGEDFSSDLARAVLANPEVQETLITNILSTMGAKGFTGLNIDFEYIYPADRELYNQFLQRVVDRLRPQGFSISSAVAPKVSADQVGLLYEAHDYPVHGQLLDFVVIMTYEWGWSGGPPMAVAPVNQVRRVLDYAVTAIPREKIMMGMPLYGYDWTLPFVRGETWAATLSPQGALQRAIQYNTIIEYDPIAQAPFYSYYDQQGREHIVWFEDARSAQAKYDLLREYNLRGVSYWVLGLDFPQNWPLLVDNFEVRKIIE from the coding sequence ATGATCATCCACACGATTCGCCCTGGCGAAAGTGTTTGGTCTATATCACAACAGTATGGTGTCAATCCTAACCGAATCGTTCAAATCAATCAACTTCCCGATCCGTCGCGACTCCTGATCGGGCAAAGCATTCTTATTCCACGAGATCGACCGCCCACTCACACTGTTCAGCCTGGTGAAAGTCTCTGGATTTTGGCACAACGGTTCGGCACCACTGTTGAAGCGATTGCCCAGGCCAATCAGATTATGGAGCCTGCTATGATCTTTCCAGGTATGGTGCTGACCATACCACCCAGACCGAGGCCCACGATTGAGACAAACGGTTATATACAGCGACTAGGCGATGTAGGCCTTGCCACAGTTCAGCAAGTGGGCAACTATTTGACCTATCTTAGCCTTTTCAGTTATGAAGTGCGCAGTGACGGTACCTTAGCGCCCTTAGACGATGAAGCCATTATTGCAGAAGCTCGAGCTAGAGGCGCTGCTCCGCTTATGGTCATTACCAATATTGTGGAAGGAGAAGATTTTAGCTCTGATCTAGCACGAGCCGTTTTAGCCAATCCTGAAGTGCAAGAAACCTTGATTACCAACATACTCTCTACCATGGGTGCCAAAGGCTTTACCGGATTGAACATTGATTTTGAGTACATCTATCCCGCCGATCGAGAGCTGTACAATCAATTCCTCCAGCGTGTTGTAGATCGACTGAGACCCCAAGGATTTTCTATTTCCAGCGCTGTAGCACCTAAAGTAAGTGCTGATCAAGTCGGCCTTTTATATGAAGCCCACGATTATCCCGTCCATGGCCAACTGCTCGACTTTGTCGTCATCATGACCTACGAATGGGGTTGGTCTGGTGGTCCTCCTATGGCAGTTGCGCCTGTGAATCAGGTGCGGCGTGTCTTAGACTATGCTGTCACAGCCATTCCCAGAGAAAAAATTATGATGGGCATGCCACTCTATGGATACGACTGGACTTTGCCTTTTGTCCGCGGTGAGACTTGGGCTGCTACCTTAAGTCCCCAAGGCGCTTTGCAACGAGCGATCCAATACAATACAATCATCGAATACGACCCTATTGCACAAGCTCCTTTTTATAGCTATTATGATCAACAAGGTCGTGAGCATATTGTCTGGTTTGAAGATGCACGGAGTGCCCAGGCGAAGTACGATCTTCTTCGAGAGTACAACTTGCGAGGTGTAAGCTATTGGGTCTTAGGTCTTGATTTCCCGCAAAATTGGCCTCTACTGGTTGACAATTTTGAAGTTCGGAAAATTATTGAATAA
- a CDS encoding TAXI family TRAP transporter solute-binding subunit → MFRKSKLFTVATLFLAFSFLLTACGAQDGKDYTILTGGEQGTYYPLGSALAQVINRNVDEISATAVVTGASVVNVNQLKDKKGQLAFVQNDIAYYATEGLVQFNEKIESFSAIASLYPEVVHIVTAADSGIQNVEDLRGKRVAVGDQGSGVEANTKQILEVHGITYADIRVEYMAFGDAANGIQDGNIDAAFVTAGTPTGAIEALKAVKPVRIVSIRADKIKELTERYPYYTAFTMPKELYDRNEDATTVAVQAMLVVSDEVSEDDAYAITKALFENLETFGNTHQRGKDISLESALNGVSIKLHPGAQRYYDEVLK, encoded by the coding sequence ATGTTCAGGAAGTCCAAGCTTTTCACAGTCGCTACCTTATTCCTTGCCTTTTCTTTTCTACTTACCGCTTGTGGTGCCCAAGATGGAAAAGACTATACCATCTTAACAGGTGGTGAACAGGGAACATACTACCCCCTTGGTAGTGCCTTAGCCCAAGTCATCAACCGCAATGTTGATGAGATCTCGGCCACAGCGGTTGTTACAGGCGCTTCTGTCGTCAACGTGAACCAATTAAAAGATAAAAAAGGACAATTGGCTTTCGTCCAAAACGACATTGCCTACTATGCGACCGAAGGACTCGTGCAATTTAACGAAAAAATCGAATCTTTCTCCGCCATTGCCAGCCTCTATCCTGAAGTTGTACATATTGTTACCGCCGCCGATAGCGGAATTCAAAATGTTGAAGACTTACGAGGCAAGCGTGTTGCCGTTGGTGACCAAGGTTCTGGTGTAGAAGCAAACACCAAGCAAATCTTAGAAGTTCACGGAATTACCTATGCTGATATTCGTGTCGAATATATGGCCTTTGGTGATGCTGCCAACGGTATCCAAGACGGTAACATTGATGCTGCTTTTGTTACAGCCGGTACACCAACGGGTGCTATTGAAGCCCTGAAAGCCGTTAAGCCCGTTCGAATCGTTAGCATTCGCGCTGATAAAATCAAAGAGCTTACAGAGCGTTATCCTTATTACACCGCTTTTACAATGCCAAAAGAACTTTACGATCGCAATGAAGATGCCACAACTGTCGCTGTACAAGCCATGCTTGTCGTCAGTGATGAAGTCAGTGAAGATGATGCTTATGCTATCACCAAAGCACTCTTTGAGAATCTCGAGACTTTCGGCAACACCCACCAGCGAGGAAAAGATATAAGCCTAGAAAGCGCTTTAAATGGTGTCTCCATTAAGCTTCATCCCGGTGCCCAGCGTTACTATGACGAAGTACTGAAGTAA